One Anguilla rostrata isolate EN2019 chromosome 15, ASM1855537v3, whole genome shotgun sequence genomic window carries:
- the gja5a gene encoding gap junction protein, alpha 5a: MGDWSLLGNFLEEVQEHSTSVGKVWLTVLFIFRILVLGTAAESSWGDEQSDFMCDTKQPGCVNVCYDKAFPIAHIRYWVLQIVFVSTPSLIYMGHAMHTVRMEDKRRQREQEQGGEGGGAEEKGYLEEREAGKAEPWGKIRLKGALLKTYVLSILIRTVMEVTFIVVQYMIYGIFLNSLYLCEAWPCPNRVNCYMSRPTEKNVFIVFMLAVAGVSLFLSVVELYHLAWKQSKKCLRAYAASHALDSTPSMVVQVSPETSAPPHTSCTPPPDFSQCLAPPPAHTHPNCHPFNNRMAHQQNSANLATERRHSHGNLEGEDFLEMSSVEGAETPAPLLHATFLKDKRRLSKTSGSSSRVRPDDLAV; encoded by the coding sequence ATGGGTGATTGGAGTCTCCTGGGAAACTTCCTTGAAGAGGTGCAGGAGCACTCGACTTCGGTGGGCAAGGTCTGGCTGACCGTCCTCTTCATCTTCCGCATCCTGGTCCTGGGCACGGCGGCGGAGTCCTCCTGGGGCGATGAGCAGTCGGACTTCATGTGTGACACCAAGCAGCCTGGCTGCGTCAACGTGTGCTACGACAAGGCCTTCCCCATCGCCCACATCCGCTACTGGGTCCTGCAGATCGTGTTcgtctccaccccctccctcatctACATGGGCCACGCCATGCACACGGTCCGCATGGAGGACAAACGGCGCcagagggagcaggagcagggtggggaagggggcggagctgaggaGAAGGGCTACCtggaagagagggaggctggGAAGGCCGAGCCCTGGGGAAAGATTCGCCTGAAGGGGGCGCTGCTGAAGACGTACGTGCTCAGCATCCTGATCCGCACCGTCATGGAGGTGACCTTCATCGTGGTGCAGTACATGATTTACGGGATCTTCCTCAACTCTCTCTACCTCTGCGAGGCCTGGCCCTGTCCAAACCGGGTCAACTGCTACATGTCCCGCCCCACTGAGAAGAACGTCTTCATCGTCTTCATGCTGGCAGTGGCGGGAGTGTCGCTCTTCCTGAGCGTAGTGGAACTCTACCACCTGGCCTGGAAACAGTCCAAAAAGTGCCTGAGGGCCTATGCTGCCTCCCACGCCCTGGACAGCACACCCTCTATGGTGGTGCAAGTTTCCCCAGAGACCAGTGCGCCACCCCACACCTCCTGCACTCCGCCCCCTGACTTCAGTCAGTGCCTGGCACCGCCACCCGCTCACACCCACCCCAACTGCCACCCCTTCAACAACAGGATGGCCCACCAGCAGAACTCTGCCAACCTGGCGACCGAACGCCGCCACAGCCACGGCAACCTGGAGGGGGAGGACTTCCTGGAGATGAGCTCTGTGGAGGGGGCAGAGACTCCAGCTCCGCTGCTCCACGCCACATTCCTCAAAGACAAGCGCCGGCTCAGCAAGACCAGCGGCTCCAGCAGCCGTGTGCGGCCCGACGACCTGGCCGTGTAG